Proteins encoded together in one Pseudomonas sp. ADAK13 window:
- a CDS encoding Hpt domain-containing protein, with product MVDRHDYVALEWVKGEIAETLKQARSALDVYVEDGSSEAIGQCLECIHQVHGSLLMVEFYGAALFAEEMEQLALALQGARVSQRDEGIRLLQQGLGQLPLYLDRVHSARRDLPLVVLPLLNDLRSVRGESLLSETSLFSPQLLVIPPLPEEALAQRTPEDFPGLLRQWRQMLQQALVGLLREDHGPSNLEDMARVFARLEALCHGAPLLPLWQVTSALVEGMLIGVVANSPALRSLLKACDKELKRLLIQGINGINTPAPDELLKSLLFYVAKVTRPTPRMQSLKERYGLDEALPDSAVVDAERARLAGPDRDAMGSVLGALCEELVRVKERLDLFVRSDRQHASDLEALLAPLRQIADTLAVLGFGQPRKVIIDQLAVVLGLAQGQREPNDAVLMDVAGALLYVEATLAGMVGTVEPERREESRLPTTDLTQIHHLVIRESCQCLTQAKELVIDCIEAHWDRQRLESLPELLTQVRGALAMIPLPRAASLMRGCNDYVNEQLMVSDAAPSEAQLEHFADVLTSLEYYLERMLQDHDAPGERVLEVAAEGLAALGYLPAEKPWRQALLAQDDSPSEQTPFLADALASPTSRLNPPALQRPGSLLPPPAGEEAIDDELREVFLEETAEVLDVLHRYVPAGTASLEDKPTLTEMRRAFHTLKGSGRMVRALVLAELAWAVENLLNRVLERSVAPGPDVQAVLDDVVELLPELITDFAADAQRQRDDVDELAARAHALASGVEPSATDPATLDPQLLEIFRNEAQSHLDSLNHFLQQATEHLPLQVSDELQRALHTLKGSAYMAGVLPIAELARPLDHLTREYKAHRLPLDLDEIELLLEAEALFQRGVRQLDSDPHAPITGAAGLIERTQNLLSSQLEALLNAPNTGLRIKRDPQLIANFLAQGMDILLDAESLLRRWQQHPGERQELSALLDELTTLGEGAHLADLHPMDELCEALLDLYGAVEESSLAVSERFFHEAEQAHEALINMLDQLAAGQEISSAPARVRALRELLDEGLDPSATGLIKSDGSRALSISELGAATAKLDQGFAVDDEIVEIFLEEAVDILDSAGQSLKRWLLDPDNAAPLSSLQRDLHTLKGGARMAEIGAVGDLALELENLYEGLVDRRYSYSGELGNVLMASHERLALLLEQLQHQQPLSDSSDLISHLRELRQSTGQAAPVVAAEVETPGTDPELLDIFLEEAADILDSSGAALLRWQAEPKSRQEVETLLRDLHTLKGGARMVEIGPIGDLAHELEFLYEGLSAGLLAPSAELFALLQGCHDRLAQMIDAVAAGLPVGSVDLLIERIKSLVHPAEVTALPVALAATKTEAAPASDPAADMVKISADLLDDLVNLAGETSIFRGRIEQQVNDASIALHEVETTIERMRDQLRRLDTETQGRILSRQQAEAERLGYEEFDPLEMDRHSQLQQLSRALFESASDLLDLKETLDRRNQDAHNLLQQQARINTELQEGLMRTRMVPFERMLPRLKRIVRQVAGELGKDVEFIVGNAEGEMDRNVLERMVAPLEHMLRNAVDHGLESRDARLLAGKPEKGRITLDLTHEGGDIVFDMRDDGAGVPLEAVRRKAIKRGLLDPNLEISDRDVLQFILQPGFSTAEKITQISGRGVGMDVVHEEVRQLGGSMVIDSTPGEGVHFRIRLPFTVSVNQALMVQCADDQYAIPLNTIEGLVRVMPHELEGHYQLNPPRYEYAGQRYELFYLGDLLHTVGRPNLLGQYQPLPVLLVQCNERRVAVQVDAMAGTREIVVKGLGPQFAGVKGLSGATILGDGRVVLIIDLLAHIRARPPALPAQAADAPLILNDPLKKRPLLVLVVDDSVTVRKVTSRLLERNGMNVLTAKDGIDAMAVLEEHTPDLMLLDIEMPRMDGFEVAIQVRDDPRLMRMPIIMITSRTGQKHRDRAMAIGVNDYLGKPYQESVLLESIAYWSKSRA from the coding sequence ATGGTTGATCGGCACGACTACGTGGCCCTCGAATGGGTCAAGGGCGAAATTGCCGAAACCCTGAAACAGGCCCGTTCGGCGCTCGACGTCTATGTGGAAGACGGCAGCAGCGAGGCTATCGGCCAGTGCCTGGAATGCATCCATCAGGTCCATGGCAGCCTGCTGATGGTCGAGTTCTACGGCGCGGCGCTGTTCGCTGAAGAAATGGAACAACTGGCGCTTGCCCTGCAAGGCGCGCGCGTCAGCCAGCGCGATGAAGGCATTCGCTTGTTGCAACAGGGCCTCGGCCAACTGCCGCTGTACCTCGACCGCGTGCACAGCGCCCGGCGCGATTTGCCCTTGGTGGTACTGCCGCTGCTCAACGACCTGCGCAGCGTGCGCGGCGAAAGCCTGCTCTCGGAAACCAGCCTGTTCAGCCCGCAACTGTTGGTGATCCCGCCACTGCCCGAGGAAGCGCTGGCCCAGCGCACGCCGGAGGATTTCCCCGGGTTGCTGCGCCAGTGGCGGCAGATGCTGCAACAGGCGCTGGTCGGCTTGCTGCGCGAAGACCACGGCCCCAGCAACCTGGAAGACATGGCGCGGGTATTCGCCCGCCTCGAAGCCCTGTGCCATGGTGCGCCGCTGTTACCGTTGTGGCAGGTGACCTCGGCGCTGGTGGAAGGCATGCTCATTGGCGTGGTCGCCAACAGCCCGGCGTTGCGCAGTTTGCTCAAGGCCTGCGACAAGGAACTCAAGCGCCTGCTGATCCAGGGCATCAACGGGATCAACACCCCGGCCCCGGATGAGTTGCTCAAGAGCCTGTTGTTCTACGTCGCCAAAGTCACCCGACCGACTCCACGGATGCAAAGTTTGAAAGAACGCTATGGCCTCGATGAAGCCCTGCCCGACAGCGCCGTGGTGGATGCCGAACGCGCCCGCCTGGCCGGTCCGGACCGCGACGCCATGGGCTCGGTGCTCGGCGCGCTGTGCGAGGAACTGGTGCGGGTCAAGGAACGCCTGGACCTGTTCGTGCGCAGCGACCGTCAACACGCCTCGGACCTTGAGGCCTTGCTGGCGCCCTTGCGGCAGATCGCCGACACCCTGGCCGTACTGGGTTTCGGTCAGCCGCGCAAAGTGATCATCGACCAACTGGCGGTGGTGCTCGGCCTGGCCCAGGGGCAGCGCGAGCCCAACGACGCGGTGTTGATGGACGTCGCCGGTGCGTTGCTTTACGTCGAAGCCACGCTGGCCGGGATGGTCGGCACTGTCGAGCCGGAACGCCGTGAAGAAAGTCGCCTGCCCACCACCGACCTGACGCAGATCCACCACCTGGTGATCCGCGAATCCTGCCAGTGCCTGACCCAGGCCAAAGAGCTGGTGATCGACTGCATCGAGGCCCACTGGGACCGCCAGCGCCTGGAGTCGCTGCCCGAGTTGTTGACCCAGGTACGCGGCGCGCTGGCGATGATTCCGCTGCCCCGCGCGGCGAGCCTGATGCGTGGCTGCAATGATTACGTCAACGAGCAGTTGATGGTCAGTGACGCCGCGCCTTCCGAGGCGCAGCTTGAGCATTTTGCCGATGTGCTCACCAGCCTCGAGTACTACCTGGAACGCATGCTCCAGGACCATGACGCCCCGGGCGAACGTGTGCTGGAAGTCGCCGCCGAAGGCCTGGCTGCGCTCGGCTATTTGCCGGCCGAAAAACCCTGGCGCCAGGCACTGCTCGCTCAGGACGACTCGCCTTCGGAGCAAACCCCGTTTCTCGCGGATGCGCTGGCCAGCCCCACCTCGCGCCTCAACCCGCCGGCTCTCCAGCGTCCCGGCAGCCTGCTGCCGCCGCCTGCCGGCGAAGAAGCCATCGACGATGAATTGCGGGAAGTCTTCCTCGAAGAAACCGCCGAAGTCCTCGACGTGCTGCACCGCTACGTACCTGCCGGCACCGCGAGCCTTGAAGACAAGCCCACCCTGACCGAAATGCGCCGCGCCTTCCACACCTTGAAGGGCAGCGGCCGCATGGTCCGTGCCTTGGTGTTGGCGGAGCTGGCCTGGGCAGTGGAAAACCTGCTCAATCGCGTGCTGGAACGCAGCGTCGCGCCGGGCCCGGATGTGCAAGCGGTGCTGGATGACGTGGTGGAATTGCTGCCTGAGCTGATCACCGATTTCGCCGCCGATGCCCAGCGCCAGCGCGATGACGTAGACGAGCTGGCAGCACGGGCGCATGCCTTGGCCAGCGGTGTCGAACCGTCGGCCACAGACCCGGCCACCCTGGACCCGCAACTGCTGGAAATCTTCCGCAACGAAGCCCAGAGTCACCTCGACAGCCTCAACCATTTCCTGCAACAGGCCACCGAGCACCTGCCGCTGCAAGTCAGCGATGAACTGCAACGCGCGCTGCACACCCTCAAGGGCAGCGCCTACATGGCCGGCGTGTTGCCCATCGCCGAGCTGGCGCGCCCGCTCGACCACCTGACCCGCGAATACAAGGCCCACCGCCTGCCGCTGGACCTGGATGAAATCGAATTGCTGCTGGAGGCCGAGGCGCTGTTCCAGCGCGGCGTGCGCCAGCTGGACAGCGATCCCCATGCGCCCATCACCGGTGCGGCAGGCTTGATCGAACGCACACAGAACCTGCTGAGCAGCCAGCTTGAAGCCTTGCTGAATGCGCCCAACACCGGCCTGCGGATCAAGCGCGACCCGCAGTTGATTGCCAACTTCCTGGCCCAGGGCATGGACATCCTGCTGGACGCCGAAAGCCTGCTGCGCCGCTGGCAACAGCACCCCGGCGAGCGCCAGGAACTGAGTGCGCTGCTGGACGAATTGACCACCCTCGGCGAAGGCGCGCACCTGGCCGACCTGCACCCGATGGACGAACTGTGCGAAGCCCTGCTCGACCTCTACGGCGCGGTGGAAGAAAGCAGCCTGGCGGTCAGCGAGCGCTTCTTTCACGAGGCCGAACAGGCCCACGAAGCCCTGATCAACATGCTCGACCAACTGGCCGCCGGCCAGGAAATCAGCTCGGCCCCCGCACGGGTGCGAGCCCTGCGCGAGTTGCTGGATGAAGGCCTCGACCCGTCCGCCACCGGCCTGATCAAAAGCGATGGCAGCCGCGCCCTGAGCATCTCCGAGCTGGGCGCCGCCACGGCGAAGCTGGACCAGGGCTTTGCGGTGGATGACGAGATCGTCGAGATCTTCCTTGAGGAAGCGGTGGACATCCTCGACAGCGCCGGCCAGTCCCTCAAACGCTGGCTGCTGGACCCGGATAACGCCGCGCCGCTCTCATCCTTGCAGCGGGATTTGCACACCCTCAAGGGTGGCGCGCGTATGGCCGAGATCGGCGCGGTGGGCGACCTGGCACTCGAGTTGGAAAACCTTTACGAAGGTCTGGTAGACCGTCGCTACAGCTATTCCGGCGAGCTGGGGAACGTATTGATGGCCAGTCATGAGCGACTGGCGCTGCTGCTTGAACAGCTGCAACACCAGCAACCACTGAGCGACTCCAGCGACCTGATCAGCCACTTGCGTGAGTTACGCCAAAGTACCGGGCAAGCGGCGCCCGTAGTGGCAGCCGAAGTCGAGACGCCGGGCACTGATCCCGAGCTGCTGGATATCTTTCTCGAAGAAGCCGCCGACATCCTCGACAGCTCCGGTGCCGCGCTGTTGCGCTGGCAGGCCGAGCCGAAAAGTCGCCAGGAAGTCGAGACCCTGCTGCGCGACCTGCATACCCTCAAGGGTGGCGCGCGCATGGTCGAGATCGGTCCGATTGGCGACCTGGCCCATGAGCTGGAATTTCTCTACGAAGGCTTGTCGGCAGGTTTGCTGGCGCCCTCGGCGGAGCTGTTTGCGTTGCTGCAAGGTTGCCACGACCGTCTGGCGCAGATGATCGATGCGGTGGCGGCCGGGCTGCCGGTGGGCTCGGTGGACTTGCTGATCGAGCGGATCAAAAGCCTGGTGCATCCGGCTGAAGTGACCGCCTTACCGGTGGCGTTGGCGGCGACCAAAACCGAAGCGGCGCCGGCCAGTGATCCGGCCGCCGACATGGTGAAAATATCCGCTGACTTGCTGGACGATCTGGTCAACCTGGCCGGTGAAACCTCTATCTTCCGTGGGCGCATCGAGCAACAGGTCAACGATGCGAGCATCGCCCTGCATGAAGTGGAAACCACCATCGAGCGCATGCGCGATCAACTGCGCCGGCTCGACACCGAAACCCAGGGCCGCATCCTCAGCCGCCAGCAGGCTGAGGCCGAACGCCTGGGCTACGAGGAATTCGACCCACTGGAAATGGACCGCCATTCCCAGCTGCAGCAACTGTCCCGGGCCTTGTTCGAATCGGCCTCTGACCTGCTCGACCTCAAGGAAACCCTCGACCGTCGCAACCAGGACGCCCACAACCTGCTGCAGCAACAGGCACGCATCAACACCGAGTTGCAGGAAGGCCTGATGCGCACGCGCATGGTGCCCTTCGAACGCATGCTGCCGCGCCTTAAACGCATCGTGCGGCAAGTGGCGGGCGAGCTGGGCAAGGACGTGGAATTTATCGTCGGCAACGCCGAAGGCGAGATGGACCGCAACGTGCTGGAGCGCATGGTCGCGCCGCTGGAGCACATGCTGCGCAACGCTGTCGACCATGGCCTGGAGTCCCGCGATGCGCGTCTGCTGGCGGGCAAACCGGAAAAAGGTCGCATCACCCTGGACCTGACCCACGAAGGCGGCGACATCGTTTTCGACATGCGCGACGACGGCGCCGGCGTGCCGCTGGAAGCCGTACGGCGCAAGGCGATCAAGCGCGGCTTGCTCGACCCCAACCTGGAAATCAGCGACCGCGACGTGTTGCAGTTCATCCTGCAACCGGGGTTTTCCACTGCCGAAAAAATCACCCAGATTTCCGGGCGTGGCGTCGGCATGGACGTGGTGCATGAAGAAGTGCGCCAGCTGGGCGGTTCGATGGTCATCGATTCGACGCCGGGGGAGGGCGTGCACTTTCGCATTCGCCTGCCGTTCACCGTGTCGGTCAACCAGGCGTTGATGGTGCAGTGCGCGGACGATCAATACGCGATCCCGCTGAACACCATCGAAGGCCTGGTGCGGGTCATGCCCCATGAGCTGGAAGGGCACTATCAGCTGAATCCGCCGCGTTACGAATACGCCGGCCAGCGCTACGAACTGTTCTACCTCGGCGACCTGCTGCACACCGTCGGCCGCCCAAACCTGCTGGGCCAGTACCAGCCGCTGCCGGTGCTGCTGGTGCAGTGCAACGAGCGGCGCGTGGCGGTGCAAGTGGATGCCATGGCCGGCACCCGCGAGATCGTGGTCAAGGGCCTGGGGCCGCAATTTGCCGGGGTGAAGGGCTTGTCGGGCGCAACCATCCTGGGCGATGGCCGCGTGGTACTGATCATCGACCTGCTGGCGCACATCCGCGCGCGCCCACCAGCCTTACCGGCCCAGGCGGCCGACGCACCGTTGATCCTCAACGACCCTCTGAAAAAGCGCCCGCTGCTGGTGCTGGTGGTGGACGACTCGGTCACCGTGCGCAAAGTCACCAGCCGCCTGCTGGAGCGCAACGGCATGAACGTACTTACCGCCAAGGACGGCATCGACGCCATGGCCGTGCTGGAAGAACACACCCCGGACCTGATGCTGCTCGACATCGAAATGCCGCGCATGGACGGTTTCGAAGTGGCCATCCAGGTACGCGACGACCCACGGCTGATGCGCATGCCCATCATCATGATCACGTCGCGCACCGGGCAAAAACACCGCGACCGTGCCATGGCGATAGGCGTCAACGACTACCTCGGCAAGCCTTATCAAGAGTCGGTGCTGCTGGAAAGCATCGCTTACTGGAGCAAGTCCCGTGCTTGA
- a CDS encoding chemotaxis protein CheW — MLDHRATQLTGLLLPLADRHLLLPNVAVAELIDFQRGEPASDAPPWYLRQVTWRDRQLPLISFEAACGESGVVGERARIVVLNALGGRPTLKFIALVIQGIPRSYKLDSQLSYVDVPLCPLELAAVQVGEHVARVPDLMGLEALLVEAGLA; from the coding sequence GTGCTTGATCACCGCGCTACCCAACTCACCGGCTTGCTGCTGCCATTGGCTGACCGTCACCTGCTATTGCCCAACGTCGCCGTGGCCGAACTGATCGACTTCCAGCGCGGCGAACCGGCCAGCGACGCGCCGCCGTGGTACCTGCGGCAAGTCACCTGGCGGGATCGGCAGTTGCCGCTGATCAGCTTTGAGGCCGCGTGTGGCGAGTCGGGTGTGGTGGGCGAACGGGCACGGATTGTGGTGCTGAACGCCCTTGGAGGACGGCCGACGTTGAAGTTTATTGCGTTGGTGATCCAGGGGATTCCGCGTTCGTACAAGCTCGATAGCCAACTGAGTTATGTGGACGTGCCGTTGTGCCCCCTGGAACTGGCGGCGGTGCAGGTGGGGGAGCATGTGGCCAGGGTGCCGGACCTGATGGGGTTGGAAGCGTTGTTGGTCGAGGCCGGATTGGCCTGA
- a CDS encoding LysE/ArgO family amino acid transporter, whose amino-acid sequence MIPDFNALYLEGLILGIGLFAAPGPKDTLVIRQGVSRGPVWGVVAVCVFADIILIALGVTGLGSLLGSQPGLVAFLLLSGAAYLLWFGGQRLLACVRNKSMPETQGDLTSQRGLLRTAVILGFANPYAWLDTVVLIGSIGAAKPVGQQASFASGAMTASLVWFVVLALGCQRLTGLFRSAKVWRLLDAGVAVLMVYLAGMLIADFLVLHPL is encoded by the coding sequence ATGATTCCTGACTTCAACGCCCTTTATCTTGAAGGTCTGATATTAGGCATCGGATTGTTCGCCGCTCCTGGACCGAAGGACACCCTGGTCATTCGCCAGGGTGTCAGTCGCGGTCCCGTCTGGGGCGTGGTGGCGGTATGCGTGTTCGCCGATATCATCCTCATCGCTCTTGGCGTTACGGGCTTGGGCTCATTGCTCGGCAGCCAGCCAGGTTTGGTAGCTTTTTTGCTGCTGTCAGGAGCGGCCTATCTATTGTGGTTTGGTGGGCAGAGGTTATTGGCGTGCGTGCGTAACAAGTCGATGCCAGAGACTCAGGGTGACCTCACCTCACAACGAGGATTACTGCGCACGGCAGTGATACTTGGATTTGCCAATCCGTATGCCTGGCTGGATACCGTGGTGCTGATTGGCTCTATTGGTGCGGCAAAGCCCGTCGGCCAACAAGCGTCCTTCGCCAGCGGGGCGATGACCGCGTCGCTGGTGTGGTTTGTGGTTTTGGCATTGGGATGTCAAAGGCTGACGGGGTTGTTTCGTTCGGCAAAGGTCTGGCGTTTATTGGACGCGGGCGTGGCGGTTTTGATGGTGTACCTGGCAGGGATGCTGATTGCTGATTTTCTAGTGCTGCACCCTCTCTGA
- a CDS encoding 2OG-Fe(II) oxygenase, protein MTHIKACCESIARTGFGTLQISEAMLLDYKKIVDGYSSISAATKASFSFAKDTDGFFPFGAEYSNVDDQPDLCERFCYWPAHSSKRKAFEFTRSAFFAGVDAFERQISELAQELMDGVCAEFGATSLTSLRATSYLQLCVYGANSGSGNRKFAQDPHEDGHMLSFIKPTRDGLVLVRGSSLEPVRLLENEIAILAGSLLTELSDYAIPAAYHAVLTPRTPIPRSSLIYFVNPDAEQELTGFFRHQPIDLKGAVNARHTGFGNQPLQLT, encoded by the coding sequence ATGACCCACATCAAAGCGTGCTGTGAATCCATTGCTCGAACAGGCTTTGGCACCCTGCAAATATCAGAAGCGATGCTGCTGGATTACAAAAAAATCGTTGATGGGTACTCCTCAATATCGGCAGCCACCAAGGCCTCGTTTTCCTTCGCGAAAGACACCGATGGATTTTTCCCCTTTGGCGCTGAGTACTCGAACGTTGATGATCAGCCAGACCTGTGTGAGCGATTTTGTTACTGGCCTGCGCATTCATCAAAACGAAAGGCTTTTGAGTTCACAAGAAGTGCGTTTTTTGCTGGCGTTGATGCTTTTGAACGACAGATCAGCGAGCTTGCACAAGAGCTGATGGATGGCGTTTGCGCGGAGTTTGGGGCCACTTCGTTGACCTCTCTGCGTGCAACGTCCTATCTGCAACTGTGTGTCTATGGAGCTAATTCCGGGTCTGGTAACCGCAAGTTTGCTCAAGACCCTCACGAGGATGGTCATATGTTGTCGTTTATCAAGCCTACTCGTGATGGCCTCGTTCTGGTTCGAGGTAGCTCGCTGGAGCCGGTACGCCTCTTGGAGAACGAGATAGCAATCTTGGCCGGATCGTTACTGACTGAGCTCTCAGACTATGCGATTCCCGCTGCATACCACGCGGTTCTGACTCCTCGAACACCAATACCACGCAGCTCTCTGATTTACTTCGTTAACCCTGATGCGGAGCAGGAGCTGACAGGTTTTTTCCGCCACCAGCCGATCGACTTGAAAGGCGCCGTCAACGCGCGCCATACCGGTTTCGGTAATCAACCCCTTCAATTGACCTGA
- a CDS encoding NBR1-Ig-like domain-containing protein, producing the protein MNIKTQDTLRSLVARRSRELGKPLTTLAKEAGISRTYLYGLAGGASKDPSVRTLIKLAKALQVSPLLLFRYFADLTGAPANACSMAATNRAVGIDDPEDVAVFNADVTTPDQTVVLPGEVFQKTWEIQNLGTRPWRGRRLVRVDGEYVIARRADAQGQLEVVMDTHLRSLHSELPIADTLPGQPVHISVEFAAPRETCTVASIWRIEDAQGKPCYGPAFILHVLVNVMAR; encoded by the coding sequence ATGAATATAAAAACGCAAGATACCCTCAGGTCACTGGTTGCGCGACGCAGCCGAGAGTTGGGCAAGCCCCTGACGACGTTGGCCAAGGAGGCGGGAATCTCCAGGACCTACCTGTACGGTCTGGCGGGCGGTGCGTCCAAAGACCCGTCCGTACGCACGTTGATCAAGCTGGCCAAGGCGTTGCAGGTTTCTCCTTTGCTGCTGTTTCGCTACTTCGCTGACCTTACAGGTGCGCCCGCCAATGCGTGCTCAATGGCTGCCACCAATCGCGCTGTAGGTATTGATGATCCGGAAGACGTTGCGGTCTTCAATGCGGATGTCACGACGCCTGATCAGACGGTGGTGTTGCCGGGAGAGGTTTTTCAGAAAACCTGGGAGATTCAGAATCTGGGCACACGGCCGTGGCGTGGGCGGCGACTGGTGCGTGTTGACGGGGAATATGTGATTGCCCGTCGCGCTGACGCACAAGGCCAACTGGAGGTGGTGATGGATACTCACCTGCGTAGCCTGCACAGCGAACTCCCTATTGCCGATACGCTGCCGGGTCAGCCGGTGCATATCAGTGTGGAGTTTGCAGCACCCAGGGAAACCTGCACGGTGGCTTCAATCTGGAGAATTGAGGATGCGCAGGGGAAACCTTGTTATGGGCCTGCGTTCATTTTGCATGTGTTGGTTAATGTCATGGCGCGTTGA
- a CDS encoding HigA family addiction module antitoxin — MDMHNPPHPGEILLEDVIPALGITITEMARRLGFARETFSRILHGHAPISPDLAVRLERAGISKARLWLSMQSAYDLWQAEHREQPRIERFARID, encoded by the coding sequence ATGGACATGCATAACCCTCCCCACCCTGGCGAAATCCTGCTTGAGGACGTGATCCCGGCCTTGGGCATCACCATTACTGAGATGGCACGGCGTCTTGGCTTCGCCAGGGAGACATTCTCTAGAATCCTCCACGGACATGCGCCCATCAGCCCGGATCTTGCCGTAAGGCTTGAACGGGCAGGTATCAGCAAAGCTCGGTTGTGGCTATCGATGCAAAGTGCGTATGACCTATGGCAAGCAGAACATCGGGAGCAACCGAGAATCGAGCGGTTTGCACGGATTGACTGA
- a CDS encoding type II toxin-antitoxin system RelE/ParE family toxin translates to MIVSWKHKGLKVFFETGSTKGINADHAKRLRRVLLVLNRAKHRDELDLPGWRFHRLKGDLIDCWSVSISGNWRIIFRMFNDQVELVDYLDYH, encoded by the coding sequence ATGATCGTTAGCTGGAAACATAAAGGCCTCAAGGTCTTTTTTGAGACTGGCTCTACCAAAGGCATCAACGCAGACCATGCAAAACGCTTGCGTCGTGTGTTGCTGGTTCTGAATAGAGCCAAACACCGTGATGAACTGGACCTGCCCGGCTGGCGGTTTCACCGATTGAAAGGCGATCTGATCGACTGCTGGTCCGTCAGTATCAGCGGTAACTGGCGCATTATTTTTCGGATGTTCAATGACCAGGTAGAACTGGTTGATTATCTGGACTACCACTGA
- a CDS encoding DUF6124 family protein, which produces MFKPTPNPPHNAEIERRKLQAAAERAMDHYFPTSASSSLFAVSPSQSTEALLANASETFASLNALTSNLAFELEGSQRGVVLAIQQMSELGQLLVDQALEQVAPSSAG; this is translated from the coding sequence ATGTTCAAACCTACCCCTAATCCGCCCCACAACGCCGAAATCGAACGTCGCAAACTCCAGGCCGCCGCCGAGCGTGCCATGGATCATTACTTTCCGACTTCTGCTTCATCCTCACTTTTTGCCGTCTCTCCCTCTCAATCCACTGAAGCCTTGCTGGCCAACGCTTCTGAAACCTTTGCCTCACTCAACGCCCTGACCTCCAATCTGGCCTTTGAATTGGAAGGCTCGCAGCGCGGCGTGGTGCTGGCCATTCAACAGATGAGTGAGCTGGGGCAGTTGTTGGTGGATCAAGCATTGGAGCAGGTCGCTCCTTCTTCTGCAGGTTAA
- a CDS encoding nucleotidyltransferase domain-containing protein, producing MQTLPLSTALFTVTQQKVLGLLFGKPDQSFFTNEIARWAKVGKGSLTRELERLQLAGILTVTRQGNQTHYQANPQCPIYSELLAIVRKTLSLDEPLRNALAPLAAQLKWAFIYGSIAKGEAHSSSDIDLMLIGESLNYSEVMEQLMPLEEQLGRTINPTLYTPEDWIGKWDAGNSFVRRVAEQDKINLIGENPVESKDGQQRESGEPAT from the coding sequence ATGCAAACCTTGCCCCTTAGTACTGCGCTCTTCACCGTGACCCAGCAAAAAGTCTTGGGCTTGCTCTTTGGCAAGCCCGACCAAAGCTTCTTCACCAATGAAATCGCTCGCTGGGCAAAGGTGGGCAAGGGCAGCCTGACCCGCGAGCTGGAGCGTTTGCAGTTGGCAGGCATCCTGACGGTGACACGCCAGGGTAACCAAACCCACTACCAGGCCAATCCGCAGTGCCCCATTTATTCGGAGCTGTTGGCCATCGTGCGCAAGACCCTGAGCCTGGATGAGCCATTGCGCAACGCACTGGCTCCCCTTGCCGCGCAACTGAAGTGGGCATTTATCTACGGCTCTATCGCCAAGGGTGAGGCGCACTCATCCAGTGACATAGATCTGATGCTGATCGGCGAAAGCCTCAACTACAGTGAAGTCATGGAGCAGCTCATGCCGCTGGAAGAGCAACTGGGCCGCACCATCAACCCGACGCTCTATACCCCCGAAGACTGGATCGGCAAATGGGATGCCGGGAACAGTTTCGTGCGGCGGGTGGCGGAGCAGGACAAGATCAACCTGATCGGGGAAAACCCCGTGGAGTCCAAGGATGGACAGCAACGCGAATCTGGAGAACCTGCAACGTAG